The DNA window tttactttcttcaaATGCGTGATTATGACCTTGtcagggagaaaagatgtttaaaaaattagCGCAGCAAGACTGGTCTGTGACCCAGCACAGGCTATTTCATGATAAAAAACAGTGTTGTTCCTCTTAAAGACTGGCTTTGATTGTGATGGTGTGATATTATATTTTTGAGCCACTCATTTAGTTCGAATGGCCTTAACTTGATAGTTCTGGTGCAGTCAGGGGTACTTCTacctatttgtgtgtgtttgtgttactggAAAGTGCAGCGCTGACAGCttagcagtgaaaaaaaaaagccaaaataaatTCTAAAGACATGCTGAAGGTTGTTGAGGATTTGAGGTCTGTTCTGCTGGAAGGTTATTCAGTTGAACATCCCAATAATCTAGGATATTTCCTTGTAGTTTtcccttgttttcatgtttgttatGCATGTTAACATTTCTCCTTTCTGTGCCTCAACAGCAGCTGCTAACTGGTAAGAAGTTCTGGGAGACAGATGACTCTGGGAAGGATGGACCAAAGGGGATCTTTCTGGACCAGTGGAGGGACAGCGCCTGGGGGGCCTCAGGTATTTACTAGTGTGGCTTATGTTTGTGACACGATGGCAGACTGGAGCCTGGCAGAAATACCAGTACAGATCAACAAACCAACAGATCAATTACTGTCTGGTgttcaaaaaataaatttagATTCCTGTCAAAATCCGAAGCTGATGTCTGAATGATATCACACTTCTGATGAGGAGAGTAAAATATCATATCAACACAGTGCAGCTATTTCTGTCACCATGATGCCAGAACAAGCTGCCTGTCCACTTTGGTATCAGTTTAAAGCTGTGGAGAAAGTTGTGCACAAGAGCTATTATATCGAGCAAAATATTTTGAAGTTTAAACATCACTTGTGCATTAGACGGATTAGAACTTGTATCCAGACAGTCATGTGTTTGTTAAACTGTTTGCATGTTATCTGCATTTGGCCACATATGTGATGATGTACAGCTCAACTTCACTCCCCttttttattacacacacaAGTTGTGGCATATGTTAGGTTTCTAAGCTGTTCATGGGTCCAAAAACACTCAGATGTAGCATTTCTATTATTATAACTATTTTATCAGAGCAAGGAAGGCAGATCTCTGATTGTTACATTGTAAATCTCTGCATTTGGAATAGCTACTTAATAAATCTTTGGTTTTATACTTCAAGCTTAAACTATAACTTTGTCCACACCAACTTTAAGATCTCAGGCTGCATATAGACCAGTAAAGGATTAATAAATTGGTGGAGGGCGttgatagcctagtggttagtgcgcaacCCTTGTATTTGTCGTCCTTCATGCGTGTGACCCGGGTTCAAagccgacctgtggctccttcctgcatgtcattccccactctctctctctgcctgatttctgactctatccactgtcctatctctaaataaaggcttacaaactttaaaaactgaaaataagtTGGTGATACAACTGATTGTGTTGtcagttcagtgtttttgttttggatgcTGTCACTTTTGCCTGAACAGTTTTTGTGGAACTTGACTCTTTACTCCTGTGCACAAATGTTATTTATCTGTCCCTGCTTCCCTCATGACAGATCACTCGGTGTCTCAGCCAATCATGGTGTCTCGTCGGCCCGGGCAGGGTTTCCACGGAGGGGGTGAAGTCGGGGTGGGCTCAGTTATGTCACCGCGCTCTGAGAGTGGAGGGTTGGGAGTGAGCATGGTGGAGTACGTCCTTTCCTCCTCGCCGGCTGACAAACTGGATTCCTGCCTCCGAAAAGGACCCTATGTGAGTCTGACCTCTCGTTCTGACCATCAGCGTTTGTCTCTTTACTAATAATTTACTTACTTTCGCATTTCCTTTGACCTTTTACTCCCTCATGCatcttattttctgtttttgtgttgtcttttgtcACCCAGTGATTGACAAATGGTGATGAGGTTTTGACTTTAAACATGTCAGTTTGTGCCTGGCTCTTTCTTTTCCCCTTATTCGTGTCCGTCAAAGTCCGTATATCAGcatctcttctgtttgtttgtttttcagtcatttaTATTTCTTGTTCCCATCTCACAGGGGCAGAGGGATGGAGAggtggaagaagaaaagagagaaaagccaAAGGCGACATTTGAGGGAGAGAAACTGAAAGAGACAGAAGGTGAAGCTGATGTCATCGGTGACGTCATCAACCCCAACGGGCTGCCGGTGCAGAATGGCCTCGATGTCGACGTCAAAGAGTTTGGGTAAGACTTAGTTTGAGACTCACAATTAAAAATTATCCACAAAAAACCTTTTAGATGTAAACTGAACTGTCTTCCCTGCAGTCGTCCTCCAGGCAACATGCCAGTGTCCGGACCCGAAAGTGACCTGCTTGGCGGTCCAGGTGGTGTTGGCGCTGAGGGCCTGACACCATTGGGAGGTGGTGGAGGCCCAAAACCTCCTGAGGACTTCTCTGGTGTAGATCAGGGCGGTGTCACCATGGACCACATGGAGTCAGTGATGGAGCCGCTTCAGTTTGACTACAACTCCCAGATGCAGATGGACTCTGCGCCCACTGTGGGTTTATTTGATTACACCAaccagcagcaggtaaaagcAGCAGAcattgttggaaaaaaaaaatcttgtcaTGAGCTCTCTAAAGGAGCTCAGGTGGTATTAGTGTTACTCACCTGTCACTGTGCTGTTTGCAGCTGTTTCAGAGAAACAACGCCCTCGCAGTGCAGCAGCTAACAGCAGCACAACAGCAGCAGTATGCCTtggcagcagcacagcagtcTCACATTGGTAAGAAAGTGTGTTGACTGTGCATGTTTGGACATGTAAGCAGCTGCATGTCAACATGTCATGTTTACAAATAGAAGTGTGTTTCACTTCAAATAGAAGTGAAACACACTTCTATTTGACATGTTCTCTTCATTgacaaaagtttattttctctgaaaaaTTTGGTATCATTACATTCATTAGCACAATTTTTCCCCCGCCTAGTTCAGTATAGACAGAATCACTGCAAAAAACTTTACAACAGAGTTAAAGTGCAACCACATGATTTTCTGCAGAACTCTGTAATCTAAACTCTTAATGTGAGAGAATAAAGGTTACTTCTTAAACATCAAAACCCACAGTAAGACCAAATCTCTCCCATAAGTCCCATAATAACATTGTATTTGCTGCACTTGTGACTCAGAGGCTATTGCAATTTCTACTGTTTGATTTCGGAGCTTAGCATCACAGAAGTTACTAAAGACTTCATTAAGGCAAGTAATGCGTAACGAGCCTAAATAGCCTTAAAAATGTTGTGGTCATGCACTAACCTCAAATACATTCTGGAGAGGATTTATTTATTAGTATGTGGACTCTTAATATTTTTATGTGATTATCATGTGTTGAAGTTTTATCATACGAGTTTTAAATCAGTTAATGTTACGTAATATGTGAAACCTTTTTTCCCTGAGGACTGTTTCACTATATTTTTCAGGTCTGGCCCCAGCATTTGTGCCCAATCCTTACATCATCAGTGCCGCTCCACCAGGGACAGACCCCTACGCAGCCGGCCTCGCAGCAGCAGCTACCCTCGGTGTGTAAAAGGACCCTGACATTTGTTTAAACAGTTGGAAGGATACAGAAACATCCACGATAATTATTGTTTCACAATGCGGAGAGATGGCTGTATTTAGTGTATTTCTTTGCGTCCAGGTCCGGCAGTGATGCCTCCCCAGTACTATGGTGTGACCCCCTGGGGGGTTTACCCTGCCAACCTTTTCCAGCAGCAGGCGGCTGCAGCCAACAACTCGGCCAATCAGCAGGCGGCAAACCAGGGCCAGCAGAACCAACAGCAGGTCAGTCAGCTGCTTGCCAAAGAGAAACTGGCATGCAGGCTGCCTCTGGCTCAAGATGTGTCTGTCTGAGCGCTTCTTATGTGCCAGTAGAAATGTGCATTTATTctcactgctgctctgtttaGATCCATAAGCAGAAAACTGCATAGCCTGAGGAAATCATGAGCCAGTCAGCAGGAAATGTTTCATACAAATGTTCTTTCTCTTATTTACTTTTGCTTTGCTCATAAATTTAAGTTAACATAAGGAATGCACTCTCATCCTGGCTCTTTATTACACACTGCCATTTGTCTCTCTGTTGGTCGCCACATTGTTTTAGACATTAGCTGTAGAGGAATTTAAACATGACAGAGCACAGTACACCGAAGGTTCATCGTCTGGTTCTAAAGATTTAACATGAGCACTGTATTTGTaatcatttgcatatttataaTAGCATCACCTCTAAAAATAcctcttgtttcctttttttgtgaagGTAATGCGTGCTGGAGGCAACCAGCGACCCTTGACCCCAAGCCAAGGTCAACAAAATCAGCAGAATGACCAGCTGGTTGCAGCAGCAGCGGTCAACTCAGCCCTTGCTTTTGGGCAAGGGTTAGCAGCAGGAGTCCCTGGTCAGTATGAAAACTTGTTTTATTGCTTTGACAAAACTCTATTTAAAAAGATTATATATTAAGGATTGCAGCAAAATGTCCTGGTATCtcaaaaatatttatgaatGTTCAAACACTGCTGCAAGATGTTATAGTACCACCCATAGATACATGACAGAAGACATGTTTGAGTCAAGTAAGGAAGACTCTTAATTCCTTTGTTGCTGTCCATTTTTCTCTCAGGCTACCCAGTGCTGGCCCCTGCAGCCTACTACGATCAGACAGGGGCCCTTGTGGTCAATACCGGAGGCCGGAGTGGCCCTGTCCGCCTCATGGCCCCTGCTTCAGTCATCATATCTCCTTCTGCAGCACAAGCAGGTTAGAAAGTTTTCCACGCACTCAAACTTTGTTCAAAGTTTGGTCTGTCCTTGTTGTTCACTGCAGCCAACAGCACAAAGGAGGATGTCATGCCTACATAACAACAGTCATCTCTAACAACAAGTTCTGAATGTGCCACTCATCCAAATCATGTAATTTAGAGATTATACTGTAGCCTGCACACATTTAAGTTCAACTTTCAAGGAGGTGCCCATGCGTTAGGGTTGTCAAGGTACATTTTAGCCTTAGTATTATTGGAGATAACGTAAAGCTTGGTTTGTCTAAGATTCTCCCCAGAAAGAAAATATCTCCTTAAGAATATATGTGGCACTTGATCATATGAAGTGAATCAGTGTGgctgttttcattcatgacAATTTGGATTAAAGACAATGTGAGAAATCTCTTCTACTGTTTTCCCTCCACaagttgcagcagcagcagcttcagcaggTGGTGCCAACGGTGGTCTAGGTGGCGGAGCCAACGGTCCATTTCGTGCCATGACGTCCCAGCAGCCTCAGCAGCAGGGCGGCCCTGGCGGCGCTCTGGGAGGAAGCTCTTTCTACGGATCCTCCTCTCTCAGCTCCTCGTCCCAGagctcctctcttttctcacaAGGCTCCGGTCAACCCGGACCCGGTTCAGCCTCCCTTGGCTTCAGCCagcctgcctcctcctcccttggGGCCTCACTGGGGGCCACGCTGGGTGGCTTTGGCACTGCAGGTAGTAACACACATGTCCCCCATATACTGATGTTAGAAACCCTTTCTAAAtgatctcctttttttttttttgcatcaggTTTTCCTTTTGCTTTGTCATAGTTTTAAAGTTTCTTACAGAGTGCAGCACATACCTCCAACAGGGAAAAGTAATTTTTTTCCCATATTTTGTTTGAAGTTGATCTCATTGAAACACCATTAAAAACTAGAGTATCACTTACAAATCTTACATTACCTTAAGCTTGTACAGATTTTAAGGATAGGAAAAATTTGGAAAGTGTATATATTACGATTCATTCATGATTCATTCATGATTGATTGAAAAGAAAACCATTACGGTACCTGCATTTCTAGACAGATGCCTAGACAGATTTGATATCATCAAATGAAGGcctaaaatgtctttgtttgaaTATAAATATTGTAACACCACTAGCTGTTTATGTGCGCCATCATATTAAAGCTAATAAAGCTGTGTTATAATTTGGCTCATTATTTTGGACCAAGTCATACAACCAgtactttgaatacattttacttAGATCTGTAaccttatttttgtttattgaaaaaataattgaaaccAATACTTTTCATGGGTTTTAATTCCATAATCATTTTTCATCATATTCTTATATCttatatttcaactttttaactTAAATTGTACTGAGTCTAGGGATGTAAAGCATTTACCGGTTCTGAAAGATATCACATGACAttaagtgaaaaaaatattGCAGCTAAGGGTGGATGCTTTCATTGTGCTGAGTTGAAACCACggttaaacaaacaaaagatctgttaaaaatacatcagtGTTCCTCTGAATGCCATGGTCTCATGTACAGTTttgtctccctctagtggcCAACTCGAGCGGTGGCAGCGGGTCCAGACGGGACTCCCTGACAGGCAACAATGAGCTGTACAAACGCACGCCCTCCAGTCTGACCCATGGAGGTTTTTATAACGGCACCCTGGGCTTCAGTCCCTCCCCCGGCCCAGTTGGCATGCCCCTGCCAAACCAAGGCCCCTCTCACTCCCTAACACCCCCGCCCTCCCTGTCCAATCACAGCTCCTCATCCAACCTCAATCTTGGTGAGTCTCTCTGAGGACATCTATGTCATAGATTGTTTTATCTATTTTGATCACAGTAATgccacacatttaaacacatattggtttctttttaaatgtgaatttaaataTGTGAATATAAGCTATGGATTAATGACCAATAGGCATAACTAAATGTACATGAATAGCAGCTTTTTAGAACTACGTTGCAGACAAACATTTACTAGAGCTTTATCAAGTTATTCAAAAAATGGTTCAGGACTAGAACACTGAGTTTACTTTAACTTGGGTTTCTTTCAAAAAAGAGCCTGTACCACTTCAGGCAGCTACTGTAGTTCAAAAGTAACGCAGAGTTCTCACCAGACAAGGCTTTAATGTCAACATGGAGGCATAGGCTAGTGCAAATAAAGTTGTAAGTCCATTGCCCAAAAGGGTCCTGATTTCTATCTGAAGTGTTTCACTGTGGCGCTCCAGCAAATCTTTTCACCATAAAGTTAATCTAATGTTTGTGTCAAAGTTAATACAGCAGTGGAATACAATTAATAAAGCATCTCAAACAGAGACTTAATAGAGTGAGAGAAGCGTGACAGTGCTACTTTGCAGAAGACAGATTCAGcttgaaaacacattaaaggagCCATCATTAGTGCAATTATTTCCCTATATGATCCTGTGAAAAGGAATGTACACCAATGAAAAGATGTTACAGATGCTGTCATTTTAAACGACATGGTGCCAGTAAAGATTCTCCCCAGCCAGATTTAATTTCATAGCTTCGTGGTATTTAGGCATCTGTGTTTTCCCAGGCAGAGGGCCAGATCCATGGGTTTGATTTTGCACTGCATTCTCAATACAATCCCACCATACACTCTGATGAACCTACAACATCTTAAAATAACCCTGATACCCTCCTtttgacttgtttattttaaaaatcattagctgtgtgtgttgtgagacATTAGAAATTGTAAATGCAGGCAAATTAAGGCTCATTTCCTTATAGCCCAGCCCTGATGCTTATTAAATGTTATTGTGTTTTGgaagatttaaaatgattctcTTACGGGGCATGGTTTGAGCGCACCCCATGCACAGTGGCTGTAGTCCTCCTCATACATTCAAACAGTTTTATTATCACTTGAaaggcattttttaaaaatagtttctttctttgtttctagTCTGGACCAGCTTAATATTTTAGATAGTGCTGCCATCCAgtgctgtttttgtgtgctGCATTTCTATGAGGGGATATTCATGATGCTGTATATTAATACTGCAGTGTCATCAATTAAAGAATGAATCCATGTTAACTCATGCAAGTAATCACTGCAGCAGTATTTTACATTCCGTGGATTATGAAAGAGAACTTATTTACATTTCCTGAGctttaaatctgaatttttaGATTAAAGTTTTTGAACAGTGTCAGTACTTACAATCGcctcacttttctctctgtcccctcAGGAGGACTGACCAATGGCAGTGGGCGCTTCATCTCTGCAGCTCCAGGAGCAGAGGCCAAGTACCGCAGCGCCGCCAGCTCAGGctcctccctcttttcaccCAGCAGCCAGCTGTTCCCATCCTCACGGCTACGCTACGGCATGTCAGATGTCATGCCGTCAGGCCGGAGCCGCTTGCTGGAGGATTTCAGGAACAACCGTTACCCCAACCTGCAGCTCAGAGACATCGCCGGCCACATCATGGAGTTCAGCCAGGACCAGCACGGCAGCAGGTACACACAACCAAGTCACAACCTTAAAAAGTCTGGGTCAGAAATATAGTCAGGGgtgttgtgcatgtgtaaaagcACCAAGGGATGCATCTGAGAAGCTCAGTGAGTGGGAGAACAAAGGCCAAGAAGTAATCTGATAAATTTCCTCTGTATTAAGTAAATGAAGTAGAAGTCCTATGATGTaagttgaaaacaaaaagcaagtGAGACCTGTCTAGAAATGATAATATCCATCCCTACACTCATGTTTTGAGTGtgaagca is part of the Labrus mixtus chromosome 16, fLabMix1.1, whole genome shotgun sequence genome and encodes:
- the pum1 gene encoding pumilio homolog 1, which translates into the protein MSSVCVLKRKAVLWQDSFSPHHRTTSPSMPVVLSSGGHAPPTGQTPQATPPSQQGVAGAGRSQDDAMVDYFFQRQHGEQPGKHRWPTGDNIHDSQVRSMDELNHDFQALALEGRAMGEQLLTGKKFWETDDSGKDGPKGIFLDQWRDSAWGASDHSVSQPIMVSRRPGQGFHGGGEVGVGSVMSPRSESGGLGVSMVEYVLSSSPADKLDSCLRKGPYGQRDGEVEEEKREKPKATFEGEKLKETEGEADVIGDVINPNGLPVQNGLDVDVKEFGRPPGNMPVSGPESDLLGGPGGVGAEGLTPLGGGGGPKPPEDFSGVDQGGVTMDHMESVMEPLQFDYNSQMQMDSAPTVGLFDYTNQQQLFQRNNALAVQQLTAAQQQQYALAAAQQSHIGLAPAFVPNPYIISAAPPGTDPYAAGLAAAATLGPAVMPPQYYGVTPWGVYPANLFQQQAAAANNSANQQAANQGQQNQQQVMRAGGNQRPLTPSQGQQNQQNDQLVAAAAVNSALAFGQGLAAGVPGYPVLAPAAYYDQTGALVVNTGGRSGPVRLMAPASVIISPSAAQAVAAAAASAGGANGGLGGGANGPFRAMTSQQPQQQGGPGGALGGSSFYGSSSLSSSSQSSSLFSQGSGQPGPGSASLGFSQPASSSLGASLGATLGGFGTAVANSSGGSGSRRDSLTGNNELYKRTPSSLTHGGFYNGTLGFSPSPGPVGMPLPNQGPSHSLTPPPSLSNHSSSSNLNLGGLTNGSGRFISAAPGAEAKYRSAASSGSSLFSPSSQLFPSSRLRYGMSDVMPSGRSRLLEDFRNNRYPNLQLRDIAGHIMEFSQDQHGSRFIQLKLERASSAERQLVFSEILQAAYQLMVDVFGNYVIQKFFEFGSLDQKLALAERIRGHVLSLALQMYGCRVIQKALEFIPSDQQVISEMVRELDGHVLKCVKDQNGNHVVQKCIECVQPHALHFIIDAFKGQVFALSTHPYGCRVIQRILEHCLPEQTLPILEELHQHTEQLVQDQYGNYVIQHVLEHGRAEDKSKIVAEIRGNVLGLSQHKFASNVVEKCVTHASRAERAVLIDEVCSLTEGPHSALYTMMKDQYANYVVQKMIDVAEPTQRKIVMHKIRPHISTLRKYTYGKHILAKLEKYYMKNGVDLGPLCGPPNGIM